TCTCCCTTATATGTTAGGTAGTATCCTTTACAATTTTTCCTATCGAATAAAAAATATTTATTCTCAGTTAACACTTCTATCGAAAAATTCGGATTTATTTTCATAAAATAGCCTTTCCTTCCATAAGAAAATATTACTATTATTGACAATTTTTTTATCATATTATACAATTAATTCAATTTATAGATGAAAAACTTACAATATTCTACAATAACCTACATAATCATTACTTTTTTTACAATATATCACATTTATATAAGGTTGACAATATGAATCTTAATTCTTTAATATACTTTTGAAGGCTTTTAAAGAATTTCCACAAATTTTATCCATAGTGGGGATTCAAGGAAATAACTAATTTTATTGGCACAGATTATTTCCAGAATTAATGAATGGGGAGGAATTGTAGATGATATGCGAAAAATGTCCCAAGTGTGGGTCAACTGAGTTTACAGAAGCTACAGATTACATGCCAGTAAAACCAAGTAAAATGTCGATGAAAGGTTCAAATAAAATCTATAAATTTTGCTTAAAATGTGGAGAAGTTGATTCTATTCGCATTGAAAACGTAAGTATTTTTAAAAAATAGACTATATTCGATAATCGGTTCTGGTGCAAAAACTTCAAGATACTTGCAATGAACCTCTAAATCTTGGACATACTGATACTAGTACTCTAAAAAGGACGTGATCAGTATGGAAAAGAAAAATTTGTTCAAGTGGAAACATTATCAACCTGACATTATTTTATTAACAGTGAGATGGTACCTACGGTACAACCTAAGTTTTCGTGATTTAGTCGAAATGATGGAAGAACGTGGATTATCGATGGCTTACCCAACGATTATACGTTGGGTTCATCAATATGGGACGGAATTAGATGAAAAGGTAAGACCTCGTCTTAAGTTAACAAATGATTCCTGGAGAATCGGTGAAACGTATATCAAAGTAAAAGGTCAATGGATGTATCTATATCGTGCAGTGGACTCCGAAGGAAAAACCATTGATTTTTATCTTAGCAAAAATAGGAATACCCAATCAGCCAAGTGCTTTTCAAAAAAGCCTTGGCTTCTTCGCATGTGTCCTCCCCCGCGTGACCAAAGTCGCTAAGAATCCAGTGTATCCTATAGCGATTCAAGAATTAAAAGAAGAAAAAAGCATGCCTTTTGGCACGCAAATAAGACAACACAAGTACCTAAATAATATCATTGAGCATGACCATCGCTTTATAAAGAAGCGAGTTCGTTCTATGCTAGGGTTAAAATCGTTTCAAACTGCCAAAAAGATATTGAGTGGCATAGAAGTGATGCATATGCTTCGAAAAAAGCAAGTTTTTTTACGGGAGAGGTCTGTCCAAAATCAGAAACAATATATATATAAATTGTTTGGGCTTACAGCATAAGATAAGATCTCGAAAGAAATCTATTCGTTTTTTAAACTCTCGTTGTATTTGCACCAAAATAAGATAGAGAACTCTTATATGTTTAATATCCCAATCCCCCTTATTTTTTTGATTTTTAACAATGCTAAAAATCAAAAAAAATGCAGACACCTAGAATCTACATTTTTATATTTTAAATATAAGTTAAAAGTATTATTGATTAATTATTCTCGCGTTATCAATAATTCAAATATAAGTTTTCAATAAGTATTTTCAAGTATAAGCCTTCATCTTATGAAAACATATGATTGAAGTCACAATACAAAATAAAAAAACCACCAAATATGTATTGGTGGAGACGGTGGGAGTCGAACCCACGTCCAAAAATATCGGCACTTAAGCTTCTACGAGTGTAGTCGATATATTAGCATTTCGCGAACTCTTCGGCCTATCGACAGGCTTCCAAGTTGCTAGTCTGGTTGTTCTCTTCCTTTGTCCTCAGACGGCGAACTCCGGCGTAGTCCACTTAGTTTGAGTCCCTTACCCTACCACATGGACGATGGAGGGAGGAACCTTTAGTGCAATTAAGCAGCTAAAGAAAGATTGTTTTGTTTGCCAATTATAGGCTTTGACGTTTTAACGAGGCCGATCCCCTCGACTCGCAACCTAAGCTCGAACTATCCCTGTCGAATCCGTAACGTCCCCATGATAAAAATGGAGCATACGAAGAAAATATCGTGATAGCTACTAAGAGCTGTTTTTCAATGTGCAACAACCTTACATAAGTTATTATAACATACGCGCTCCATTTTACAAATGTAAATATCTGTATTACATCTTTTGGCGATCACGGAACGCGCGTGCAATTTCACGTTTAGCTTCTTTCTCTTTTAAATCGTGACGTTTATCGTATTGCTTCTTACCTTTTGCTAAACCAAGTGCCATCTTTGCAAATCCATTTTTCAAATAAATTCTAAGTGGAACTAATGCGTAACCTGTTTCTTTCGCAGCGCCCGCTAGTTTATCAATTTCTTTTTTATGCAGAAGTAATTTTCTCGTACGAAGTGGATCATGGTTGAAACGATTCCCTTGTTCGTACGTATTAATGTGCATATTATGAACCCATACTTCACCATTATGTACACGTGCAAACGCATCTTTCAAGTTTACGCGTCCAGCGCGAATCGACTTAATTTCCGTTCCTTGAAGGACAAGCCCTGCTTCGTATGTTTCTTCGATGAAATAATCATGAAATGCTTTTTTGTTCTGTGCAATAACCTTACCTGTACCCTTTGGCATATAACGTCCCTCCTCTATTTTTACTATTGTAACAAATGTTAATAAAAAGCGAAAGTGGCTCGCTCAGAATGTGAGATGGATGGAGCTTCTGACCTTGAGGCGCTCTTTGCCTCTCAGGAAGA
This DNA window, taken from Bacillus cereus ATCC 14579, encodes the following:
- the smpB gene encoding SsrA-binding protein; the protein is MPKGTGKVIAQNKKAFHDYFIEETYEAGLVLQGTEIKSIRAGRVNLKDAFARVHNGEVWVHNMHINTYEQGNRFNHDPLRTRKLLLHKKEIDKLAGAAKETGYALVPLRIYLKNGFAKMALGLAKGKKQYDKRHDLKEKEAKREIARAFRDRQKM